A portion of the Anoxybacillus gonensis genome contains these proteins:
- a CDS encoding electron transfer flavoprotein subunit alpha/FixB family protein — protein sequence MNFDDYRGIWIYIEVKDGQIAPVSLELLGAGRALADKRKTELAGVLIGRGVKALASTLFQYGADVVYVYDDPIFEHYRTEPYMRALLDCCHKHKPEVILYGATPSGKDLASAIATDLPTGLTADTTILDIEEDTGLLLASRPAFGGNIMATILCKKYRPQMATVRPKVMKALPPDPSRTGRVIEEHIELHEEEMRTKVLQIVRETAKKVRIDEADIVVAGGKGMGSKEGFQLIHQLAEVLGGAVGASRDVVEAGWIDHHHQVGQTGVTVTPKIYFAIGISGAIQHVVGMQNSELIIAINKDPNAPIFQSCHYGIVGDAFEIVPLLIERLKEEIPKIKAAADVKEEIRHA from the coding sequence ATGAATTTCGATGATTATCGGGGGATATGGATATACATTGAAGTGAAAGATGGGCAAATTGCTCCTGTATCGTTAGAATTATTAGGAGCAGGACGGGCGCTAGCAGATAAACGTAAAACAGAGCTCGCAGGAGTTTTAATTGGTAGAGGTGTAAAAGCACTTGCCTCAACACTTTTTCAATATGGTGCAGACGTTGTATATGTATATGATGATCCAATTTTTGAACATTACCGAACAGAACCATATATGCGCGCTTTGCTCGATTGTTGCCATAAACATAAACCAGAAGTCATTTTATATGGGGCGACGCCATCTGGAAAAGATTTGGCGAGTGCCATCGCAACCGATTTACCGACAGGATTAACAGCGGATACGACAATACTTGATATTGAAGAAGATACAGGGTTATTGTTAGCGAGCCGCCCGGCGTTTGGCGGAAATATTATGGCAACGATTTTATGTAAAAAATATCGTCCACAAATGGCAACTGTTCGTCCAAAAGTAATGAAAGCGTTACCACCGGATCCGTCGCGCACAGGTCGCGTGATCGAGGAGCATATTGAGTTACACGAAGAAGAAATGCGGACGAAAGTGTTACAGATTGTGAGAGAGACAGCGAAAAAAGTGCGTATTGACGAAGCGGACATTGTTGTTGCTGGCGGAAAAGGGATGGGCAGCAAAGAAGGATTCCAACTCATTCATCAGCTCGCAGAAGTGCTTGGTGGTGCCGTTGGAGCGAGCCGTGATGTTGTAGAGGCGGGATGGATTGACCATCATCACCAAGTCGGGCAAACCGGTGTGACTGTCACGCCAAAAATTTATTTTGCGATCGGCATTTCCGGAGCAATTCAACACGTTGTAGGCATGCAAAATTCGGAGCTCATTATCGCCATCAATAAGGACCCGAACGCTCCGATTTTCCAATCATGCCACTACGGTATAGTCGGCGATGCGTTTGAAATTGTCCCGCTTTTAATTGAACGATTGAAAGAAGAAATTCCGAAGATAAAAGCAGCTGCCGATGTGAAGGAGGAGATCCGCCATGCCTGA
- a CDS encoding electron transfer flavoprotein subunit beta/FixA family protein → MLHIVACIKQVPDTKIIKMNPKTNTMDRASAPAILNPYDAHAVEEAVRLKKRYGGIVSVLTMGPPPAVKAIKKCIELGADEGYMISDRAFAGADTLATSYALTKALEKIAKHRPIDLIICGKMTIDGDTGQVGPGIARRLNIPPLTGVNKVVEVNKEKGYAIVHRKLEDGYEVVKSQLPCLFTVEKDINDISFAPLPNMIKAARYQPTIWTADDLEDVDRKQLGLKGSPTIVSKVWAPPKPEGGKILTGTKEEQVNELLSIILEKKELFV, encoded by the coding sequence ATGCTACATATTGTAGCTTGTATTAAGCAAGTGCCAGATACGAAAATTATTAAAATGAACCCGAAAACGAACACGATGGACCGTGCGAGTGCTCCTGCTATTTTAAACCCGTATGATGCGCATGCGGTAGAAGAAGCTGTTCGTTTAAAAAAGAGGTACGGTGGAATCGTATCTGTTTTAACAATGGGTCCTCCACCAGCAGTAAAAGCCATTAAAAAATGTATCGAGCTCGGGGCAGATGAAGGGTATATGATTTCAGACCGAGCATTTGCCGGAGCTGATACGCTCGCTACAAGCTATGCGCTTACAAAGGCGCTCGAAAAAATCGCCAAACATCGTCCGATTGACCTCATCATTTGTGGAAAAATGACGATCGATGGGGATACGGGGCAAGTCGGACCTGGCATTGCACGTCGTTTAAACATTCCTCCTCTAACTGGTGTAAACAAAGTTGTTGAAGTGAATAAAGAAAAAGGGTATGCGATCGTTCATCGTAAATTAGAAGATGGTTATGAAGTGGTGAAATCGCAATTACCTTGTTTGTTTACTGTAGAAAAAGACATCAATGACATCTCCTTTGCACCATTGCCAAACATGATTAAAGCCGCACGATATCAACCAACGATTTGGACTGCAGACGACTTAGAAGATGTTGACCGCAAACAACTAGGATTGAAAGGATCTCCAACGATTGTATCAAAAGTATGGGCACCACCGAAGCCAGAAGGTGGAAAAATATTAACAGGAACAAAAGAAGAGCAAGTAAACGAACTGTTGTCTATTATACTTGAGAAAAAAGAGCTTTTTGTATAG